The DNA window ACACAACAGAAAGCTGATCTGCACAGTGCTTGAGGGTGGATAGGGAGACACTGACAGGCCCTGCTGCTTTTCAGGGGGTTCTGTCTCTTGAAAAGTCTGTTGATGTCCTCAGCCAGAATTGAAAGTTCCATGAGGGGAATAGTGTGTGTAAGTTATCTCTAGGGTTTActctgtcattttatttatttcatgctAAATTCATTCTAGAATGAGCTACAGTAACATATATTGTTGCATGTTAGGAGGCATAGCCCAATGCagcaatatttcttttttttgctgaaTACAGTAATTATTTTAACCATGCTCTGATTATGaaagtatttgtaaaatacttgagtaaacaatagaaaataaaataagcagCCTACTAAAAAGCTGTCAGTAATACAGCATTAACAGACAGTACTTCTACAGCtcccactgcacctttttctttcctttccaaaaaggttgaaaaggaaggttttgagtaaggaacagaagtgttcaatttgcagtggtctctaaactttaacccttctgttcctcactcaaaaccttccttttcaacttttttggaaaggaaacaataaggtgcagtggtctcgtaattttttccggagctttatAAATCTTTTAGAGAGAAAACCCTAAATGGAAAACATATATCATATTTTCGTCACATTGAATTCCAGAGCCCTTGTAATGGGTGGGAAAAGGTCTTATCGAAAATATTTACTTGATGAACATCCTCTTATGTCTGTTCTTCCTCTATTACTCACTGTTATGTCTAAACACTGAAGTAGATGAATACATGACAGATGTTCAAACAAAAACACCATGATAACAAGGAGTCAATCCAGTGTGTTTTCCTGACGTGGCCTACTGGAGGGAAACCGGTCTTCTGCTTTCTAATGTAACTTAGATGAGGTTCCTCCATGTATTCAGGCTACAGTTTTGATTTATCCACTCCGTTATAAGTCCTGTTAAATTGTgtgtttgaaataaaatcaataagAACTGTCAGTTGGTCCTCAATTTGGTATACAAACCCTTTTGCACTATACTTGATTTGAAACCCTATATTCTAGTTTGTCACAAGCAGTTTGactctaacaaaaaaaaaaacgtgccCATTGAATTttacacaggtaacctcagatTGGTAAAACAATACACTAAACAGAAAGTCGAGTGTCTCCTTACCTTCTGATTGTCTAGAGGATCATGAGCAGAAGCCTTGATTATCATGCGAGACAGTGTGTAAGGGAATAAGGCTTTCACACTGTTCACCGTCTTGTGGCAATCTGAGGGAATACGATCAttattacattcatatttttattgttgtttttgtattgacCTTGATCTTAACCTTCACCTGAACAGGACAAAATAGCATTGAAAAGCCATTTGAAAAAGTAAAAGGATTATTACATTCATAAATGAAGATTTTACCAACCATAACAAACGTGTATGCTTGTATTAGCATTCATAGCCAGTTTGTTACGGACATCGCAACTTTAGCAAAACAAATTATTGCTTTAAATTCTCAATGAACAGGCAGAGGACAGTACAGGTCAATCATGACTGAAAATACTCCTGACGTCCGAACAATTCCTGTTGCCATGCTGTGGCCCGAACAGCCATCTGTCAAATAAGACTGTTCAGAAAATAAGAATGTTCACCATATCAAACCATCTCCAAACTGTTAACTGGGGAATTTAACAGAAGCACACCTTCTTAATGAAATAATTACTAATGGtagcaatgatacatttgtgtcataaaaaCACAAGATGTCCTTAACACAATCTTGAATGAGCAACTTTGAATTTCGCGGTAGAATCTACTTCCTCTCTATTTGTCTGTTCACAAAGCACTACAAGTTCCAGAATTCATAGCGAACGTAGATACCTAACATTGCTCCTTAAGAAAATGGCAATAGGAGAACACAATCGTTTTGAGAGGACGAAAAAGACTCCTTAAAGAACAGTTATTTTTGAAATACTAATGTTGGTCATGCCCACGTGGTGTTCTGTGCCTATCTGGAGTAATTACAAGTCAACGCAAAAAGAAATGCTCCCATGTTTTGTGCCACAGCCAGTAATGAACCCATAATTAACTACATAAGAAAACACATCTCACTGCTAAACatcatattcacattttctttgtttatagAACatgccaacaaacaataacatcaacacACATTTACTAGTAGAAACGACTGTTTCCATTGATTATTTCCTTTCGTCAAGCTATTTTGATACCATCAATTTTCTTTGGCAAAAACGTAAACATATAACACACGTTTACCAGTAGAAATTCAAGCTCTCAACTTTCAACTAAATCCAACCAACCTATAAAGAATGCAAACATTTGCACGGCATCTCAAAAGGCACAACGTCAGGCCAGATGAAGCAGGCGACCAAACCGTCCCACTACTATTAGcaataaacaacaaaagatTGCACCAGTGGGAATATTATCGCCAGCACTTGACAACTAAAAACTGCCTTGTCCAATGAACCCAAGTTCCTGTTAGGTCATGCTGATGACAGTGACACAATATGGGTTTAGCAGTCCAAGGATATCCAATCTGGTTTGAAGGCTAAAAGATGGTGGCGATGGCGTAATGATCTATGGAATGTTTTTCTGCCaaactgtactgtatgtccctTGATACCAACAGAGCAACATTTGTAAGTCACAGCATATATAAACATTACATTGTCTTACCTGgtgcatttgttatttttataagGTTAATTCAACTTTTATAAGGTTAATTTTACCCTAATTCACATggatacttccagcaggacaatagaCCACGTCACAAAGCATATGTTTTCTCACAGTAGTTCCAGCCAGGATCATGATAGCAAGTCAAACTTACTTGAGTGGCCTGTCCAGTCCCCAAACCTCAACTTATCAAAGCATCTATTCAGTGAAATGGAATGTGCTGTTTGCAGAATGAAAGCGATTGCCGCCCAATCTACAATGCAACAAGTAGGATTACATCCCTGTGAAATGTTCCACGACGCCTGGTGGAACCTCAGAATTCAGGACGTTGCGGAGGCAAAGGGTTCCGAACTCGTGTTAGGTAGgcgtacctaataaactggtcTCTTAGCGCATGCATGCGTGTACGAAGACTAGCAAGTGGTTTTCCCAGTACCTCTGAAGTCGATGTTTTGAGCGGCAAAAGAAGGCGAACACTCTTCGTATGCCCACCATGGCCGGGTCCCAGTTGTTGTAGTGGCATAACAGAGCAGCGATGAAGAATGACAGGAAAACAGGAACTGCACCGGCAAAAAACAGCCAGGAGAAACGGACCTGGGGGTGAAAACATAACAGGAAAGAATGTGATATCTGCTTACATAAACCTGCGGTTTGAACTTGTATATCATGGGCATAGTTATTTCTTTTACTGTTCTGATGGCATTGTAAATGCCTGCTGCCTAACTGTGGTCTGAAGGAATCTGATCCTTGCAATGCACTTGTGATAGTTGTGAATCAATCACAACTTTCTGAGGACTGATTCTTAGAAGAGTGCATTGTACATGAACTTTCCTGTTAAAAGCTAGCAAGCAGGTGAACTGCAGGGTTCCCAACAGGTCGATCGTGAGCTACTGATAGCTTGCAGCCCATTTATGAGCAGCTTGCGCAACAATtcttgagataaatgtagttttcaCAGGTCCACCATAAACTGTCATGAATAAATCACACAAGTATCACCAACCTCAGGTTCCCAGATACTTATTAATCAGCATTCACAGAATTTCCCCCTTAATAACAAATTTTGGGTTAAAAAACTAGCAATTAATTTCCAGAATGATGTCCTACTCTGTGGTGTGCACATTTGACCACTCATTGATAACAGTATCGTTTAGGTCGACAGAAATATTTCAAACTTTCCCTTAAAACAACATAATGGAAATAGGCTAGGGATTCATCAAAGACCAGCACATTTCTCTTTAGCAATAAACTGTACACTATTAAAGGGAGTTACACAAAAGCTTTTTTTCAATGGTTTACTTCTagactattttgtgttttctgttgtgaTCTAAACATTGCCATGTCATCTCAACATTCAATGTAGTGGTTTCCTATACATAACTTCTTTATTATCCCACATATTTACCACACATATTGACAGAAGACAACAGATGTATTGTACACTAAGGACCTAGAGAGGCATTGCAGGGGAGAGGAGAATAGAAAAATGAGGAATATTCCTAATTGAAATGCCTAATTGTTAACAACAACCATTGATTTTGAATCTGTTAAGTAGCTCACATTCTTGAAAAAGCCTGTAGACTCCTGGTGTACTGTACTTATGAAACTGACTGAAAATAATTGCTTTACAGTTGGTCTTATGGAACCTCATGGAGGTTTTCAATACAAAATATCTGATATTTTTAAAGTTCAAATGATGCAGCATCCCATGCAGTCTACTCTGTGAATAGCCTCGTTAGTTTTATTGCCAAAAGGCAGACAGCTCTCTCATCACCCCACTGCATGATACCCAGTCACAAAATGTCATTACGCTAAGTGGCAAGTGACAAAGCATCAATCACAAACCGATGCCACTCTTCTCAACCAATAAACCATTTTGACACATCGCTTTAGCTAGAGGAGTCCTTCTAAAGGGTGTGATGGCAACATGAGCTTCCTATGATAATGGTGGCCTCCCTTACCTTTTGCATGCACATGTCTGCTATGATGGACAGTGGAATGGTGAGACTGAGGGCCAGAGTGCCTATTAGGGAAGAAGTGAGAAAGCAGCCCCTATGGAGAGAAGTAACAACAACATGATACAGAACTTAGAAAATAAGGCTTATGCTCTAAATAGAATGTTTTTCACTCGGCCCAAATCCGATAGGGCCGTATATTAACTCGAAATCTTCCCGGATACAAATAGCTTCTGTGCAAATCTCCCACAGACATCAATGCACGATTTACGTAATAATTTGTGGCCAatctatccatccatcaacTGAGACGTACCAGAGCCAGAGGAACTCTGAGAGCACGGTACCAATGAGGCCGTTGATGAGGATGTAGGTCCACACTAGCTTACTGGGCAACTCAAAGGCCTCAAAGCCGGTGTAGTGAAGCACAAGGAACCCTGGCCACAAAAGGAGCAGGTTGAACAAGCCCACAAAGCCTATGAGACACAGATAAGAGAAAATGACTGCAGGTTCCAGACATTTAGTGCCATTTACAGCTGTACATctttcatattacaaacattctacattatattattaattaatGTACAGAATCAGGTATCTTTATATTGAGTTTTCAGGCAAGAAGAGCAGCCATTCCAGACTCTGCTAAAATGTTACTATGAGGTTTGTACCAAAGAACATGGGGATGTCCAGCTTGTCCTCTCGGTCCACCTTCCTTTTGATCATGACAATGTAGACGGCATACAACGCAGCACCAGCCAACGACCACAGAGATCCTGAACAGACTGAgacttcatcatcatcatcatcatcatcttaaAAGGTCCCTGAATCACAAGTTACAACTCTCACGACCGCAGAACAATCTGCATTTCTGAAAGCAAGGCAAGAAAATTTGAAGGTGTGCCATGTCTTGCACTTCTACAGTGTATTAAGCAAAGCTTTAATGAGATTTACATGGCACCTTTTTTAAGGACACAAACATGCTTTAAAGTAGCATCGCAAGTATGGTACGAGACAAATACAGAACATGCAGTAAGGTGCGGCGGTATCAAGACAGAGGACACACTTcgaatgaaaacaaaaggtttGTGGAAAGACGTTTATCTGGAGATCTTCTATCTCCGTGGTTACCTATAGCGCCTTTCCCGTCTGGGCTGTCCATGCTAGAGAAACTGACCAGAGCCACTCCTCCCATGCTACAGGGAAAGAGACCAGAAAAACTGTCTAACTACAGAGTAACAACTACGAGTTGGACGGTACATATAATTCACAGGGCAGATCGAACTGGGCTGTCCCGTACTGTGTTTCGGTGCAAAGACATGTAGCGTTACAGCCCTAGTAACGACCCCGGGGGATTTGTCTGACATCGAGGCTTACCTCAGAGCCACAGCTAACAGCTTGGACAGAGTAAAGCGGTCGCTGCTGTTGCTGGGAAATATCGATGCCAAGATGAGGGTAAAGAGCCCTGGCAAGGAGGACGACAATTATCAATGAGGACATTCAACATAGGCTGTGTTCAACCCCAGCTTTGGATTTCCAAAAGTTCTGTCAACAGCATTTACACAAAATTACACGGTGAAAGTAACATTCGTCCATTCTAAGATCGAGTGCAAAACTGACTCAGTTATGTCACATATTAGCCAACAGACTCACCAGAAGtggaggacagaatgttcactatGGCAACCTGTGTGTCAGACAGGGCTTCTTGATAGGACAGGTTGGCTAGGAACcactgggagagagggagggcagaCATGTCAGAGCGCCTGTCACATGCTTCACCCTATACTCAGTTCTGAGCTCACTGCTCATGTAGGAAACCTTTGTATGAAAGATAGTGATTCATCATGGTAATGTGTTGATTTTCCATCAATTAATTAGTCAATAAGAGGAAAGTACAAAGCCAAGACAAGCCCGGGGTATACTCTAGTAAACATAGCAGCAAAATCTGATTTGAAACCAGCAGGAATTCAGCATTGGTTATTACTGAAGCATAGTAGACATTTCAACACTCCAGTCACATGTTGATCTTAAATCTCTTTCCTACTAAAAAGTGCTAACAAATTagtttagaaaacaaaatcagAGTGACATCTGATTTTATCCTATTAACAGAGAGCAATGCATAGCCCTCCCCAAACAACCCTCTGCAGACTTGAACCACATTTTAATCTGGGGGtgatctgtctttctctgagACAAGGTGAGGTCACCTGCAGCCAAGGTGAGACCACACttttaaaactgtgtttttgGAGGAGCTTGGCAATTTCAGTGGGGAGATCATGAGACCAGAGTGCACCTTTCACAATACTGTGacaaattgaaatgttcacaaATATTCCCCAAAAGCTCAGAACTCTGTCAATACGGACGATCCTGATAGACAGATGCTAATAAATCAGgttcaaaataataaatgttgtttgaaCTGGATTTTAATTAACTTACCACAAAGCAGAAGAAGAAGCTGATTTTGGCCACATCGGTGACGGTGAGCTTTCCCACTGTGCGGAGCACGGACTCGTGGTCCTTGGCGGCTGGGTAAGACATACGCGACAGCTTGGCCTCCAGGGCCTGCGTGGACGGGAGCTGGCGTACCTCCATGATGTTGCTGAAGCGCACCCGCTGCTTTTTTGAGGCTGAGAGGAGTGGCATCGAGGGAGAGAATTGGACAGGGAAATCACTGTTTTACACCTTTGACTTTGTATGAAAAGCCAGTAGGATCtacctgttaaaatgtcagctAACGCATATTTAATTGTagttttgtcttgtttaagaaagcaaaaaaaatttaaattgcCTGGGAATGAATTGAGCTGTTTTGAATGGACAGCACAATCATTAACTTCCACAAATGTGACCTATTGCTTGCAAGTGAATGATCATAATCTCTAAAACCCCTATAATCATCCAATCAGCCCAGACAGAAtatgtaattcaaatgaaacTAAACCCTCAGGGTTACCAAGACTTCACATGGTTTATCGCCTCAGTCGCATGGGTCAAACTTGAAAAAGGCCATCACAGCTCAACAGCCTCCTCTGTTGGCCAAATCAGAATGTGTTGCCTAAACATTTGGATTTCACCACCTCATGACTTGCCTTTCTGTCTGCTTTTTCCAACCCTCCCCTCTGGGAACAGACATATAACATATCTGTTGTAGCCCGGAAATGGCACACCTAATCCCATTCATCAAAGGCATGGTGTGGTTGActaattgaatcaggtgtgccaaTTCTGGACCACAGGAAATGAAGCATGGCTTAATAAAACTCCTTTATATGATAAGATGTTGGTATTTACTCATGCAGGCTTtccctggaaaaaaataagaaaatcttGCTGACCAAGATTTAACTGTTCTTTCAACATATCGATGCACTTTCCACTGTCTCAAGTCagaattttcaaaacacagaccCTCAAAAGGTCCTGTAGAATGCAGTAAAATAAACCGTTGGCAGTAAAACAAAACTATTTTCCCATTATAATGGAGTTTTGCACACATTGGATGTGGAGGTGTTTTCATATCACTTATTAGAATGGACGGTATATCAATCAATGATTCCCAGGCTGGTTATTAAAGAGCTACATACCTCTGAATATGTCTGGCCAGCCCACAAACACTAACAAACATATTCTCAGTAGGGTGAAGGCATGCACTATTTCGAATTATTTTAATTGGTCAAGTTGAAACATAAAAGAAGTCATAAAAGGGAACCATTGGAGATATAAGTTTTGTATCTTACAGCGACACCATGTTCTTTAAGGTGTCATGTCATATACCATTTTCTCGGGAGTGGCTTCAGTCTAGAAGTTCTACCTTACAAAACTGATTGATGGGAGTGACGGGAGAAATGGctgtctttctggcaggttctctgATCCCAGCAGAGAAACTCAAACTCAGAGTGGCTATTGGGTTCTtgatcacctccctgaccagggcCCTTCTTGCTCAGTTAATTGGTTTGGTCAGAAGACCAGCTCTAGGAAGTCTTGGAGGTtccaaacatttcacaatggTGCTACACAGATCAATCATTCAACACAGTTCTATCCCAGAGATCTCACGAGAGTTCCTTTGACCTCATGGCTAGTCTATTgcactgacatgcactgtgaagtgagAGACATTATATATAGTTGTGTGCATTACTAAATCATATCAAATCAATGGAATTTGCCAAATAAGGACTCCAACCAAGGTACTTCTAAATAaagtgagacaaaaatatatgttttcattttgtcattatggggcaTTTTGTGCAGATTGattgcaaacaaaaaaacagaattagttataaaataaatctataacaaaactaaatatgaaaaatgtgaagggtTCAGAATACAATTTAAAGCACTTTCACAAAGTAAGTTGGGTAtatatgtttttcttgtttATGTATGCACACCAGGCCACAGACTGctgattaatttgtttttttattgtacacTAACCTTATATACCAAATAGTTATTATTTATTAGTTATTAAAATTTAAAAAGAATGCTGCTAATACCAAAAATGACAGAAGATCATTGTGGGCTAAGGCTGTGCATGTTGTACCCAAATGATCATAACATCTGGATTTGTTTGGTTAAATTGTTTACAAATAATG is part of the Esox lucius isolate fEsoLuc1 chromosome 16, fEsoLuc1.pri, whole genome shotgun sequence genome and encodes:
- the LOC105016097 gene encoding solute carrier family 35 member F5 produces the protein MVWVFIMNRMGSQGSTVAQRRRMALGVIILLLVDVIWVASSELTSYIFKRQEYNKPFFSTFTKTSMFVLYLLGFLLWRPWRQQCTGTLGGRHAAFFADAEAYFTPCINDNSLNDNTLSEPLYVPVKFQDLPTEQTNCTNADCDSTSKKQRVRFSNIMEVRQLPSTQALEAKLSRMSYPAAKDHESVLRTVGKLTVTDVAKISFFFCFVWFLANLSYQEALSDTQVAIVNILSSTSGLFTLILASIFPSNSSDRFTLSKLLAVALSMGGVALVSFSSMDSPDGKGAIGSLWSLAGAALYAVYIVMIKRKVDREDKLDIPMFFGFVGLFNLLLLWPGFLVLHYTGFEAFELPSKLVWTYILINGLIGTVLSEFLWLWGCFLTSSLIGTLALSLTIPLSIIADMCMQKVRFSWLFFAGAVPVFLSFFIAALLCHYNNWDPAMVGIRRVFAFFCRSKHRLQRLPQDGEQCESLIPLHTVSHDNQGFCS